One genomic region from Desulfovibrio oxyclinae DSM 11498 encodes:
- a CDS encoding ABC transporter ATP-binding protein, whose translation MDDKTPILELKDVVAAYGNIEALKGISLKVMPGEIVSIIGANGAGKSTTLMTICNVVQAVSGDIFYRGERINGLNSDHMPPRGLCQVPEGRRIFPRLTVTENLEMGAFFRKDQRKIKEDMEYVYELFPKLRERRKQLGGTLSGGEQQMLAIGRALMSRPKLLLLDEPSMGLAPLIVKQIFDIVQDINKEGVTVLLVEQNANLALQASQRAYVLETGKVVMEDDAASLLDNPDIRKAYLGE comes from the coding sequence ATGGACGACAAGACACCGATTCTCGAACTCAAGGACGTGGTTGCCGCCTACGGCAACATCGAGGCCCTCAAGGGCATTTCCCTCAAGGTCATGCCGGGGGAGATCGTCTCCATCATCGGCGCAAACGGGGCGGGCAAGAGTACCACGCTCATGACGATCTGCAACGTGGTGCAGGCCGTCTCCGGGGATATCTTCTACCGTGGCGAGCGCATAAACGGGCTCAATTCCGACCATATGCCGCCGCGCGGGCTCTGTCAGGTGCCCGAGGGACGCAGGATCTTCCCGCGTCTTACCGTGACGGAGAATCTTGAGATGGGCGCGTTCTTTCGCAAGGATCAGCGCAAGATCAAGGAAGACATGGAGTATGTTTACGAGCTTTTTCCCAAGTTGCGCGAGCGTCGCAAGCAGCTTGGTGGGACGCTCTCCGGCGGCGAGCAGCAGATGCTGGCCATCGGCAGGGCCCTCATGAGCCGTCCCAAGCTCCTGTTGCTGGATGAGCCATCCATGGGGCTCGCACCGCTGATCGTCAAGCAGATCTTCGACATCGTGCAGGACATCAATAAGGAAGGCGTGACCGTACTCTTGGTCGAGCAGAACGCGAATCTGGCCCTGCAGGCCTCTCAGCGCGCTTATGTGCTTGAGACGGGCAAGGTGGTCATGGAGGACGATGCGGCCTCTCTGCTGGACAATCCGGATATCAGAAAGGCGTATCTGGGTGAGTAG
- the glyA gene encoding serine hydroxymethyltransferase has product MEELLIQDPEVAAAIAAEADRQVSKLELIASENFVSTAVRQAQGSIMTHKYAEGYPHKRYYGGCEFVDIAEDIARDRAKALFDCDYVNVQPHSGSQANMAVYFGYCKPGDTILTMELSHGGHLTHGASVNFSGKLYNVVHYGVTRETQTIDYDQVEALAKEHRPAMIVAGASAYPRIIDFARFRAIADEVGAKLMVDMAHIAGLIAAGEHPSCIPHAHITTTTTHKTLRGPRGGMILSTEDQSKTLNSQIFPGIQGGPLMHVIAAKAAAFGEALREGFVEYQKQVVKNAKVLANSLEESGFELVSGGTDNHLLMIDLTNKDITGKDAEHALDLAGITANKNTIPFETRSPFVTSGIRLGTPALTTRGMIEEDMIVVAEAITAAIDNWQNEKALEEIANEVEEFAREFPLFAW; this is encoded by the coding sequence ATGGAAGAACTGCTGATTCAAGATCCGGAAGTGGCCGCCGCCATCGCCGCCGAGGCGGACAGGCAGGTGAGCAAGCTGGAACTCATCGCGAGTGAAAACTTTGTTTCCACCGCGGTGCGTCAGGCGCAGGGGTCCATCATGACCCACAAGTACGCCGAAGGCTACCCGCACAAGCGCTACTACGGCGGCTGCGAATTCGTGGACATCGCCGAAGATATCGCCCGCGACCGCGCCAAGGCGCTTTTCGACTGCGACTACGTCAATGTACAGCCCCACTCCGGTTCCCAGGCCAACATGGCCGTCTACTTCGGCTACTGCAAGCCGGGCGACACGATTCTGACCATGGAGCTGTCCCACGGCGGACACCTGACCCACGGCGCATCGGTCAACTTCTCCGGCAAGCTGTATAACGTGGTCCACTACGGCGTGACCCGCGAGACCCAGACCATCGACTATGATCAGGTCGAAGCGCTGGCCAAGGAGCACCGCCCCGCCATGATCGTGGCTGGTGCCTCCGCCTATCCGCGCATCATCGACTTTGCCCGCTTCCGCGCCATCGCGGACGAGGTGGGCGCCAAGCTCATGGTGGACATGGCGCACATCGCGGGCCTTATTGCAGCGGGCGAGCACCCCAGCTGCATCCCGCACGCGCACATCACTACCACCACGACCCACAAGACTCTGCGCGGCCCGCGCGGCGGCATGATCCTCTCCACCGAGGACCAGAGCAAGACCCTAAACTCCCAGATCTTCCCGGGCATTCAGGGCGGTCCGCTCATGCACGTCATCGCGGCCAAGGCTGCCGCCTTTGGCGAGGCCCTGCGCGAAGGATTCGTGGAATACCAGAAACAAGTGGTCAAGAACGCCAAGGTTCTCGCCAACTCCCTTGAGGAGTCCGGCTTCGAGCTCGTTTCCGGCGGCACCGACAACCACCTGCTGATGATCGACCTGACCAACAAGGATATCACCGGCAAAGACGCAGAGCACGCTCTTGATCTGGCAGGCATCACTGCCAACAAGAACACCATCCCGTTCGAGACCCGCTCTCCGTTCGTCACTTCCGGCATTCGCCTCGGCACCCCCGCGCTCACTACCCGCGGCATGATCGAGGAAGACATGATCGTGGTCGCAGAAGCCATCACCGCTGCCATCGACAATTGGCAGAACGAGAAGGCTCTCGAAGAAATCGCCAACGAAGTTGAAGAGTTCGCCCGCGAATTCCCCCTCTTCGCCTGGTAA